A single Sphingopyxis chilensis DNA region contains:
- a CDS encoding VOC family protein, with protein MPQMIFVNLPVTDLEKSKAFYEAVGAANNPAFTDDTAACMVVEEGSIHVMLLTHEKWATFTSKAIPDARTTAQVLLCVSADSREAVDGQVDKAVKAGGKADPTPTQDFGFMYGRSFEDPDGHIWEVMWMDPTAIPTDAPVEATA; from the coding sequence ATGCCCCAGATGATTTTCGTGAACCTGCCCGTCACCGACCTTGAGAAGTCGAAAGCCTTTTACGAGGCGGTCGGCGCGGCGAACAACCCCGCCTTCACCGACGACACCGCCGCGTGCATGGTCGTCGAGGAAGGGTCGATCCACGTCATGCTGCTGACGCATGAAAAATGGGCGACCTTCACGTCGAAGGCGATCCCCGACGCGCGCACGACCGCGCAGGTCCTGCTCTGCGTCTCGGCCGACAGCCGCGAGGCGGTCGACGGACAGGTCGACAAGGCGGTCAAGGCGGGCGGCAAGGCCGACCCGACCCCGACGCAGGATTTCGGCTTCATGTACGGCCGCAGCTTCGAAGATCCCGACGGCCATATCTGGGAAGTGATGTGGATGGACCCCACCGCGATCCCGACCGACGCCCCGGTCGAAGCCACGGCGTAA
- a CDS encoding DUF4287 domain-containing protein — MSFQAYMTNIEAKTGQSPAALHALAIDKGLADEKGLASGVKAGQVIDWLNADFDLGHGHAMGLVAYFKGKRA, encoded by the coding sequence ATGAGTTTCCAGGCCTATATGACCAATATCGAAGCCAAGACGGGCCAGTCGCCCGCCGCGCTCCACGCGCTGGCGATCGACAAGGGCCTCGCCGACGAAAAAGGCCTCGCGTCCGGGGTGAAGGCGGGACAGGTCATCGACTGGCTGAACGCCGATTTCGACCTCGGCCACGGCCACGCGATGGGCCTCGTCGCCTATTTCAAAGGCAAACGCGCCTAG
- a CDS encoding TetR/AcrR family transcriptional regulator, which yields MTTNQTPPTSPATPAAAARTVPPAGGGTPGERAPRGSARAKLIAAAHATVRRQGYSATTVDQICAAAGVTKGAFFHHFASKEELAVAAAEGWTDRARPMFELAPHVHLDDPLDRLLGHIDFRLSMLDGPTEDYTCFVGTMVQEAYATSDRIRAACEASINAYCEALAPDIQAAMDLYEVPADVTAIGLAQHVQSVLQGAFVLAKTTNDPAIARGTVTHLKRYVRMLFGRGGAA from the coding sequence ATGACGACGAATCAGACGCCCCCGACCTCCCCCGCGACTCCCGCAGCCGCCGCCCGCACCGTCCCCCCGGCGGGCGGCGGCACCCCGGGCGAGCGCGCGCCGCGCGGCAGCGCGCGGGCGAAGCTGATCGCCGCGGCGCATGCCACGGTGCGCAGGCAGGGCTATTCGGCGACGACAGTCGACCAGATCTGCGCGGCGGCGGGCGTGACCAAGGGCGCCTTCTTCCACCACTTCGCGTCGAAGGAAGAACTGGCGGTGGCGGCCGCCGAGGGCTGGACCGATCGCGCGCGCCCGATGTTCGAGCTGGCGCCGCACGTCCACCTCGACGATCCGCTCGACCGGCTGCTCGGCCATATCGATTTCCGCCTGTCGATGCTCGACGGGCCCACCGAAGATTACACCTGCTTCGTCGGCACGATGGTGCAGGAAGCCTATGCGACGAGCGACCGGATCCGCGCCGCGTGCGAGGCGAGCATCAACGCCTATTGCGAGGCGCTCGCCCCCGACATCCAGGCCGCGATGGACCTGTACGAGGTGCCCGCAGACGTCACCGCGATCGGGCTGGCGCAGCATGTCCAGTCGGTGCTGCAGGGCGCCTTCGTCCTGGCCAAAACGACGAACGACCCGGCGATCGCGCGCGGGACCGTCACGCACCTGAAGCGTTATGTCCGGATGCTGTTCGGGCGCGGAGGCGCGGCATGA
- a CDS encoding glutathione S-transferase family protein, giving the protein MPVNPESKLEVTAFDWVPDFARGYVRDLRPRWACEEIGLDYAEHLISAINRPADHFLFQPWGQVPVLCDNGVRLFESGAILLHLAEKDARLMPRDPQTRASTLAWLFAAYNSVEPMLFELGNVDLFAKDEEWAKLRRPSLIEFIQGRLGRLNDAMGDKQYLVDDFTVADIAMATVLREGVEAGLIAEQPRLQAYLDRCLARPAFQKALAAQLAAFSEEAGPPA; this is encoded by the coding sequence ATGCCCGTCAATCCCGAGAGCAAGCTTGAAGTCACCGCCTTCGACTGGGTTCCCGACTTCGCGCGCGGCTATGTCCGCGACCTGCGCCCGCGCTGGGCGTGCGAGGAAATCGGCCTCGATTATGCCGAACATCTGATCAGCGCGATCAACCGCCCCGCCGACCATTTCCTGTTCCAGCCGTGGGGGCAGGTCCCCGTGCTGTGCGACAATGGCGTGCGATTGTTCGAAAGCGGCGCGATCCTGCTCCACCTCGCGGAAAAGGACGCGCGCCTGATGCCGCGCGATCCCCAGACGCGCGCGAGCACGCTCGCCTGGTTGTTCGCCGCCTATAACAGCGTCGAGCCGATGCTGTTCGAGCTGGGCAATGTCGATCTGTTCGCGAAAGACGAGGAATGGGCGAAGCTGCGCCGCCCGAGCCTGATCGAGTTCATCCAGGGCCGGCTGGGCCGCCTCAACGACGCGATGGGCGACAAGCAATATCTGGTCGATGACTTCACGGTCGCCGACATCGCGATGGCGACCGTGCTGCGCGAAGGCGTCGAGGCCGGGCTGATCGCCGAGCAGCCGCGATTGCAGGCCTATCTCGACCGCTGCCTCGCGCGTCCGGCGTTCCAGAAGGCGCTGGCGGCGCAGCTTGCCGCGTTCAGCGAAGAGGCGGGTCCGCCCGCCTGA
- a CDS encoding alpha/beta fold hydrolase yields the protein MTRRSPLPALASAFAMIAVAATIAAVAQPAAAQTPGASQPAARAGQSGHVDVAGAAIHYQVHGDLASGRTPLLILHGAFMSADAMKPLIDPLAASRPVIAIDARGHGRSGGVDTPLSYDRMADDAATVLDKLGVAKADVLGYSMGGSTAVALAVGHPDKVGKQVILSATSRLEGWYPEVLAGIAKLTPDIFAGSPIDTEYRRLSPAPDKFPTLVANIKSLDATPFGWSDAAVRAIPGKTMVIIGDADGVTLDHAIALFKLRGGGDVAAATQGFLTAAPKARLAILPATSHIGIMGEIPAITAMVVPFLDDKAPPPPSFYPPTRKARGVPHARQSREQA from the coding sequence ATGACCCGACGCTCTCCCCTCCCCGCGCTTGCCTCCGCCTTCGCGATGATCGCGGTCGCGGCGACGATCGCAGCCGTGGCGCAGCCCGCGGCGGCGCAAACCCCCGGCGCGAGCCAACCGGCCGCGAGGGCCGGGCAAAGCGGGCATGTCGATGTCGCCGGCGCCGCGATCCATTATCAGGTGCACGGCGACCTTGCATCGGGCCGCACTCCGCTGCTGATCCTGCACGGCGCCTTCATGTCCGCCGACGCGATGAAACCGCTGATCGACCCGCTCGCCGCATCGCGGCCGGTGATCGCGATCGATGCGCGCGGCCATGGCCGTTCGGGCGGCGTCGACACGCCGCTGAGCTATGATCGCATGGCCGACGATGCCGCCACCGTGCTCGACAAGCTCGGCGTCGCAAAGGCCGACGTGCTCGGCTATTCAATGGGCGGTTCGACCGCGGTCGCGCTGGCGGTCGGGCATCCCGACAAGGTCGGCAAGCAGGTCATCCTGTCGGCGACCTCGCGCCTCGAAGGCTGGTATCCCGAAGTGCTGGCGGGCATCGCCAAATTGACCCCCGACATCTTCGCGGGCAGCCCGATCGACACCGAATATCGGCGCCTGTCGCCCGCGCCCGACAAATTCCCGACGCTCGTCGCGAACATCAAGTCGCTCGACGCGACACCGTTCGGCTGGTCCGACGCCGCCGTCCGCGCAATCCCCGGCAAGACGATGGTGATCATCGGCGACGCCGACGGCGTGACGCTCGACCATGCGATCGCCCTGTTCAAGCTGCGCGGCGGCGGCGACGTCGCCGCCGCGACGCAGGGTTTCCTGACCGCGGCGCCGAAGGCGCGCCTCGCGATCCTGCCCGCGACCTCGCACATCGGGATCATGGGCGAAATCCCGGCGATCACGGCGATGGTCGTGCCCTTCCTCGACGACAAGGCGCCGCCGCCGCCGTCCTTTTACCCCCCCACAAGAAAAGCGAGAGGAGTTCCCCATGCCCGTCAATCCCGAGAGCAAGCTTGA
- a CDS encoding DoxX family protein, with the protein MTDIVPGKGQLIAGRVLSGLVILFLLFDAGLKLAAPEVAIKYSPPGLGWPLDVGTMYMLGILLLIPTLLYIWPRTAVLGAILITGYLGGAIATHLRIGSPMFSHTLFGVYLGVMLWAGLWLRSPALRLLVHPAAGRV; encoded by the coding sequence ATGACCGATATCGTCCCCGGCAAGGGTCAGCTGATCGCCGGCCGCGTCCTGAGCGGCCTTGTGATCCTCTTCCTCCTCTTCGATGCCGGGCTCAAGCTCGCGGCGCCCGAGGTCGCGATCAAATATAGCCCGCCCGGCCTCGGCTGGCCGCTCGATGTCGGCACGATGTATATGCTCGGCATCCTGCTGCTGATCCCGACGCTGCTTTATATCTGGCCGCGCACCGCGGTGCTCGGCGCGATCCTGATCACCGGCTATCTCGGCGGCGCGATCGCGACCCACCTGCGCATCGGCAGCCCGATGTTCAGCCACACATTGTTCGGCGTCTATCTGGGCGTGATGCTTTGGGCGGGTCTGTGGCTACGTTCGCCCGCATTGCGCTTGCTGGTCCATCCCGCCGCAGGGAGGGTCTGA
- a CDS encoding DUF1428 domain-containing protein, producing MTYVEGFVAAVPTANKDVYYKHAADAAPLFKEFGVTRMVECWGDDVPDGKVNDFKGAVQAKPDETVVFSWFEYPDKATRDAANAKMRSDPRMKNMGETMPFDGMRMIYGGFDSIVDERAEGKLGYADGYIVPVPDGNKEAYRKLAQKMSAVFIDYGATRVVEAWSDDVPDGKVTDYARAAHKKDGESIVYSWVEWPSKEARVAGWEKMMTDERMKHDPATNPFDGARMIYGGFEPIVEA from the coding sequence ATGACCTATGTAGAAGGATTTGTCGCCGCGGTGCCCACCGCCAACAAGGATGTTTATTACAAGCATGCGGCCGACGCGGCGCCGCTGTTCAAGGAATTCGGCGTGACGCGCATGGTCGAATGCTGGGGCGACGACGTCCCCGACGGCAAGGTGAACGACTTCAAGGGCGCAGTGCAGGCGAAACCCGACGAAACCGTCGTGTTCAGCTGGTTCGAATATCCCGACAAGGCGACGCGCGATGCCGCAAACGCGAAGATGCGCAGCGACCCGCGGATGAAGAATATGGGCGAAACCATGCCGTTCGATGGAATGCGGATGATCTATGGTGGCTTCGATTCGATCGTCGACGAGCGCGCTGAAGGCAAGCTCGGCTATGCCGACGGCTATATCGTCCCCGTCCCCGACGGCAACAAGGAAGCCTATCGCAAGCTGGCGCAGAAGATGTCGGCCGTTTTCATCGATTATGGCGCGACGCGCGTCGTCGAGGCGTGGAGCGACGATGTCCCCGACGGCAAGGTCACCGATTATGCCCGCGCCGCGCACAAGAAGGACGGCGAGAGCATCGTCTATAGCTGGGTCGAATGGCCGAGCAAGGAAGCGCGGGTCGCCGGCTGGGAAAAGATGATGACCGACGAGCGGATGAAGCATGATCCTGCGACCAACCCGTTCGACGGCGCGCGCATGATCTATGGCGGATTCGAGCCGATCGTCGAGGCGTGA